The proteins below are encoded in one region of Sminthopsis crassicaudata isolate SCR6 chromosome 1, ASM4859323v1, whole genome shotgun sequence:
- the LOC141556044 gene encoding uncharacterized protein LOC141556044 — protein sequence MEPKEAVTSGFLMAPTQEPVTFQDVAVDFTSEEWRLLEPAQRALHRYVMLENYQNLLSVGIPVSRLDLISVLKEQEGALSPKGRDSSGCHQDFLTEHQRTHTGEKPFVCKECGKGFNWRNALTVHQRVHTVEKPFLCMECGKGFSQSGHLTEHQRTHTGEKPFLCKECGKAFSLQGHLTEHQRTHTGEKPFVCEQCGKGYKQRCNLTIHQRVHTAERPFECNECGKVFSQRKCLIVHQRTHTGEKPFVCTECGKGFTVRHRLTTHQRVHTREKPFLCKDCGKAFRHREYLAVHQRTHTGEKPFVCKQCGKGFSQSTNLTIHHRVHTGEKPFVCNECGKIFRQQGSLTTHQRIHTGEKPFVCNECGKAFSKRGHLTVHQRTHTGEKPFVCNECGKAFNEKGCLIVHQRTHTGEKPFVCKECGKGFTQRHHLTYHQGVHIHSISHHHGGWPPVYPPLRPRLV from the coding sequence ATGGAGCCCAAGGAGGCTGTGACTTCCGGCTTTCTCATGGCCCCAACTCAGGAACCCGTGACCTTCcaggatgtggctgtggacttcaccAGTGAGGagtggaggcttctggagcctgcCCAGAGGGCCCTGCACAGGtatgtgatgctggagaactatCAGAACCTGCTCTCTGTGGGGATTCCTGTTTCCAGACTGGATCTGATCTCTGTGTTGAAGGAGCAAGAAGGAGCCTTGAGTCCCAAGGGCAGAGATTCCAGTGGGTGTCATCAAGATTTCcttactgaacatcagagaactcacactggagagaaaccatttgtgtgcaaggaatgtgggaaaggttTTAATTGGAGGAACGCTCTCACTGTtcatcagagagttcatactgTAGAGAAACCCTTTCTATGTATGGAATGTGGAAAAGGCTTCAGCCAGAGTGGACACcttactgaacatcagagaactcacacaggagagaaaccctttctatgtaaggaatgtggaaaagccttcagcctTCAAGGACACcttactgaacatcagagaactcacactggagagaaaccttttgtaTGCGAGCAATGTGGGAAAGGTTATAAGCAGAGGTGCAATCTCACTATTCACCAGAGAGTTCATACAGCAGAGAGACCCTTTGAATGTAACGAATGTGGAAAAGTCTTCAGCCAGAGAAAGTGccttattgtacatcagagaactcacactggagagaaaccatttgtATGTACGGAATGTGGGAAAGGTTTTACTGTGAGACACCGTCTCACTACtcatcagagagttcatactAGAGAGAAACCCTTTCTATGTAAGGATTGTGGAAAAGCCTTCCGCCATCGAGAATACCTtgctgtacatcagagaactcatactggagagaaaccatttgtATGCAAGCaatgtgggaaaggttttagtCAGAGCACCAATCTCACTATTCACCATagagttcatactggagagaaaccctttgtatgtaatgaatgtggaaaaatctTTAGGCAACAAGGAAGCCTTACTACACATCAgaggattcacactggagagaaaccctttgtatgtaatgaatgtggaaaagccttcagtaaGAGAGGAcaccttactgtacatcagagaactcacactggagagaaaccctttgtatgtaatgaatgtggaaaagccttcaatGAGAAAGGAtgtcttattgtacatcagagaactcacactggagagaagccatttgtatgtaaggaatgtgggaaaggttTTACTCAGAGACACCATCTCACTTATCATCAGGGAGTTcatattcattccatctcacaccaccatggagGCTGGCCTCCTGTAtatcccccactgagaccaaggctggtctga
- the LOC141556145 gene encoding uncharacterized protein LOC141556145 translates to MAAIQEPVTFQDVAVDFTREEWRVLEPAQRALHRNVMLENYQNLLSVGIPASRLDLISVLEKQEGAWRLKGRDSSVSHQDILVVHQRNGEKPFVCNECGKAFNSQDCLICHQRIHTGEKPFECKTCGKGFSQSNNLTVHQRVHTGEKPFECKTCGKGFSQSNNLTVHQRVHTGEKPFVCNECGKAFSRAVCLTVHQRVHTGEKPFACNECGKGFSQSNNLTVHQRVHTGDKPFLCNECGKAFSRGDCLTVHQRVHTGEKPFACNECGKGFSRRFNLITHQKIHTREKQSVLK, encoded by the coding sequence ATGGCCGCTATTCAGGAACCAGTGACCTTCCAGGATGTGGCCGTGGACTTCACCAGGGAGGAATGGAGAGTCCTGGAGCCTGCCCAGAGAGCCCTGCACAGGAACGTGATGCTGGAAAACTACCAGAACCTGCTCTCTGTGGGGATTCCTGCTTCCAGACTGGATTTGATCTCTGTGTTGGAGAAGCAAGAAGGAGCCTGGCGTCTTAAGGGCAGAGACTCCAGCGTGTCTCATCAGGATATACTTGTTGTACatcagagaaatggagagaaaccctttgtatgtaatgaatgtggaaaagccttcaacAGTCAAGACTGCCTAATTtgtcatcaaagaattcatactggagagaaaccctttgagtGCAAGACatgtgggaaaggttttagtCAGAGCAACAATCTCACTGTtcatcagagagttcatactggGGAGAAACCCTTTGAGTGTAAGACatgtgggaaaggttttagtCAGAGCAACAATCTCACTGTtcatcagagagttcatactggagagaaaccctttgtatgtaatgaatgtggaaaagccttcagccgTGCAGTCtgccttactgtacatcagagagttcatactggagagaaaccctttgcatgtaatgagtgtgggaaaGGTTTTAGTCAGAGCAACAATCTCACTGTtcatcagagagttcatactggagaCAAACCCTTtctatgtaatgaatgtggaaaagccttcagccgTGGAGACtgccttactgtacatcagagagttcatactggagagaaaccctttgcatgtaatgagtgtgggaaaGGTTTTAGTAGGAGGTTTAACCTTATTActcatcagaaaattcatactaGAGAGAAACAGAGTGTATTGAAATAG
- the LOC141556125 gene encoding uncharacterized protein LOC141556125, which translates to MASIQEPVTFQDVAVDFTSEEWRLLDPAQRALHRNVMLENYQILLSVGIPVSRLDLISVLEKQEGASSPKSRDSSGSHQDFLTEHQRTHTGEKPFVCKECGKGFNWKHSLTIHQRIHTGEKPFLCKDCGTAFSHRGNFIIHQRTHTGEKPFLCKECRKGFAQRHHFINHQRVHTGEKPFLCNECGKVFRRLGNLTVHQRIHTGEKPFVCKQCWKGFSQRINLTNHERVHTGERSFECNECGKVFSRRGNLTVHQRTHTGEKPFVCKQCGKGFSQRINLTNHERVHTRERSYECKECGKVFNRRGNLTLHQRTHTAEKPFARNECN; encoded by the coding sequence ATGGCCTCCATTCAGGAACCAGTGACCTTCcaggatgtggctgtggacttcaccAGTGAGGAGTGGAGGCTTCTGGATCCTGCCCAGAGAGCCCTGCATAGGaatgtgatgctggagaactaccAGATCCTGCTCTCTGTGGGGATTCCTGTTTCCAGACTGGATCTGATCTCTGTGTTGGAGAAGCAAGAAGGAGCATCAAGTCCCAAGAGCAGAGACTCCAGTGGGTCTCATCAAGATTTCcttactgaacatcagagaactcacactggagagaaaccatttgtgtgtaaggaatgtgggaaaggttTTAATTGGAAGCACAGtctcactattcatcagagaattcatactggagagaaaccctttctATGTAAGGACTGTGGAACAGCTTTCAGCCATCGAGGAAACTTTATTAttcatcagagaactcacactggagagaaaccatttcTATGTAAGGAATGTAGGAAAGGTTTTGCTCAGAGACACCATTTCATTAAtcatcagagagttcatactggagagaaaccctttctatgtaatgaatgtggaaaagtcttCAGACGTCTAGGAAACCTTACTGTACATCaaagaatccatactggagagaaaccctttgtatgcAAGCAGTGTTGGAAAGGTTTTAGTCAGAGGATCAATCTCACTAATCATGagagagttcatactggagagagatcctttgaatgtaatgaatgtggaaaagtcttCAGTCGTCGAGGAaaccttactgtacatcagagaactcacactggagaaaaaccctttGTATGCAAGCAGTGTGGGAAAGGTTTTAGTCAGAGGATCAATCTCACTAATCATGAGAGAGTTCATACGAGAGAGAGATCCTATGAATGTAAGGAATGTGGAAAAGTCTTCAACCGTCGAGGAAACCTTACtctacatcagagaactcacactgcaGAGAAACCCTTTGCACGTAATGAGTGTAATTAG